The nucleotide window TCATCCACCACGAACAGCGCCCCGCGCGCATCCAGCTCCCGGGCCAGGTCCTCCAGGCGCGCGTCGTCCGACAGCGCCTGCGCCACGGGCGCCTCGCGCAAGAGCCGGCGCGCGTCGTCCACCACCGAGTCCAGCGCGTCCCCCGGAGCGATGCGCCGGTGGACCACCGGCCCCCGATGTCGCGCCGCCACCGCGGCCACCAGCGCGGACTTGCCCACCCCGGGCAGGCCATAGACGACCCCGGTGCGCACGCGGCGCAGCAGGCTGCTCAGCCGCTGGAGCTCCTGCTTGCGCCCGACGAAGACAGCGGGCGGCCCCAACCCTCGCGGCGCGGACGTCCGCGCCACCGCCTCGCGAGGCTCCCGCTTCCCACGCGGGGCCGTGCCCGGGGCACGTCGACGACCACGGGGAGGAGGCGGCGTGCCGGCGCGCATGCTCACCTCGTCACGCGCCAACGCGAGTCACCGGCCCGGGACGCTCGCCTCCCCTCACCCCCTGTGAGAGGCGACGGGAACAACGTCTCGAACTCCAGCGCGCGGCCAGGTCTCATGTGCCCCAGCCTGACACACCCTCCTGTCCCATTCGTATGTCCCCCCTTGGACACCTGGGGTGTGCGCCCCTCGCGAGCCGCACCTACCCGGTGAGTCCCCACCCGACATCGTGGGTTCCAATATCACTCCGATTTTTCACATTTTGTCGCCCGTCGAGAAGGAATTGGCGCCCGGACGAAAACAACGGGAAGTGAAATCGCGCATCATTCCCCGGTTACCTGAGGGCCAGGGAGCAAGCAGCCGTAGGCGGTCAGCGAGCCCACAGGTCTTACGTCCGGAGGGCGCTCCGATGTGGATCGAGACCATCATCATGCCCCGGGAGGAGCGCGAGCCACGTCCGGCTCCGCCTCCCCGAGACAGGCGCGCCGCCCTCCTCGCCGCGGGCGAGGAGAGTCGTGCCTTGCGGGATGATGTGATGCGGTTCCTGAGCGCGAACCACCTGCTGGGCGCGGTGAAGTGGATGAGCGAGCCGGGCTTCCTGCCGCTCATCACCCTGCACTGCACGGAGCGCGCGCTGGAGAAGCTCCGAAGCGCCGCGGAGTTCGTGGTGGGGCGCGCGTCACCGGTGGATGCCTACCAGCCGCTGACCTCCACGGAGCCGGAGCTGTCCTCGGAGCCGGTGCCCATGGCCGCGTCCGCCTTCGCGCGCTACTCCTGACGCCACGCGGGCAGCTCCACCCCGGGCCAGTCCCGCGACATCGCCGCCTCGGACTCCAGGAGGAAGGCGCCCAGTTCCAGCAGGCGCTCGGCGATGCGGGCCGCGTCGTCGGTGGAGGTGATGAGCCCCCGGAGGGCCTCCTCCGCGGACTCCGCGTCGGCCACCCGAAGCACCCACTCCGGACAACCCTCGTCCCCGGTCGCCGCGCACCAGTCCCGCGCGCCCTGGCGAAGCTGCTCCGCCTCCTGGGCCGTGAAGACGAGCACCGCCGTGTCGCCGTGCGCCGCGCACCGCGCATGCACCCGGCGCAGCGCGCGCACGAGCAGGTGGGCCACCCCTCTGAGCGTGACGTCGTAGACGTGGCGCTCGGGCAGGTCCACCTCGCCCCGGATGCCCAGCACGACGTCGCCGAGCAGCAGCGTGTAGCGGAAGTCCTCCCGGCCCGTGCGAGCATCCTCGGTGAAGACGCTCAGCTCCCGGCCCCGCCCCGAAAGGCCCGTGGCGACGCGCATGGGCTGCAGGCCTCCCTGGCCCATGAGCTGCTCGTACGACGCGCGCCCCATGACCTGGGTGGCGTCGACATCCAGCCGCCATCCCCGCCAGCTCGCGCAGACGCCGGGCTCGAGCACACCCGCCGCGGCGCCCCCCTCGCCGCGCGCGAAGTCCTCCAGCACCGTCAACATCTCCCGGGGGCCGCCGAGGACGCGAACGGTGCGGGCATCCAGCCGCCGGAACACGAGTGACGTCTCTTCCCGCGAGTCCCCAACACTGCGCCAGTCCCCATGCATCGGCGTCCCCCTCGAGCGACTGCTCCAGGGAGTTGTCGTCCAAATCGGGACGGGCGTGGGATTAAACGGAGTTAAATCCGCGCGCCTCAACCGCCGAAGTGCTCCTGGAAGGCGCGCAGGTTCGGCCCGTCCCCGCCCCGCTCGTACACGGCGAAGACCACGCGCGAGAAGGCGCCATACAACTGCGTCAGCGCGCTCGAGAACGCCCGCGCCACCTCCGCCGGCTCGTTGCGGAAGACGCCGCAGCCCCACGCCCCCAGCACCAGGACCTCATGCCCCTGATGCGCGGCGACCTGGAGCACCTTCAGCGCGCGCGCCCGCAGCACCGCGTGGAGCTGACGCCGCTGCCGAGGGTCCTCTCGCAGCACCACGCCCGCGTTGGGCCCGGGCGCGGTGAGCACCGAGAGGAGGAAGGGCCGCTCCAACAGCTCCAGCGAGTCGTCGCGGAAGAACGGCACGTCCGGCGAATAGATGAGGTGGTCCGTGTAGAGCGCCGAGCGCTCCTCGCGGTTGGCGTCGTAGTACTCGCGCTGCGTGAGCAGGCAGGGATAGAGCGCCGAGCAGCGCGCCAGGTCCTCCTCCTGCGCCTTCGCGCCGCCCAGGAAGCCGCCGCCCGGGTTCCTCGCGGAGGCGAAGTTGAGCGCCGCGACGCGCGTCAGCCCCTCCTCCTCCACCAGCCTGCGCGCCGCCTGCCCCGTCTTCTCGCCCGTCACCTCGATGCGCGGCGCCGTGCCGGCCGCGAGCCCCCGAGGCGTCAGTCCCGAGAAGTCCTCGGGACGGTAGAGCACCGTCCCTTGCACCGCCCGCTCCACCAGGTCGCCCACCTGGACCACCCGGCCCGAGGGCGCCACGTACTGTCCTTGCTCCGTGATGCGCACCGTCTGGCGCGCAAGCTCCTTCAACGACATGACCCGCTGCCTTTCGATGCCAGCCCCGTGGTGAGCACGAAGCTTCGTGTCTCACAAACACGAAGCAACGGCCTCCACCCTGACAAGGCGAAGGCTCCGGGCCCCGGAGCGGGTGGGGCCCGGAGGCGCGGGGGTGCTACTCGCAGCCGATGCGCTGGGTGCTACTCACCGCCACGTTGTCGATCCACGTCTCGGAGGCGGACGGCCCCTGCGGATGGACGAAGCCGTAGCCCACCATGAAGGTGTTGAACGAGCGCATGCCAATCTCGGTGAACTCGTGCGCCTTCGCGCCGTCCACGTACACCGTGGTGGTGCCGTGCGTGCTGGACGCGGTGGGGCGGCGGACCTCCCACTCCAGACACACCCAGCGGCCGGTGGACATGCCCAGGTTGACCGGCGGCCCCTGGCGGTTCCAGCCCTGGCCATTGCGCGCGGACCAGTCATCCAGCGCGAAGCCCGTGTCCTGGATGACCTGCAGCTCGAAGCCGCCGAAGTCGTTGCCCGCGTCCGAGAAGAGGACGAAGAAGGTCCCCATCTGCCCGAAGTCTCCCGGCAGCGAGGTCATGAACACGTGCGCGCGCACGAACAACTGCGTGCTGAACGTGGGGCTCAACGAGCGGATCCACCGGGCGATGGCCTCTCCCTCGCCCTGCTTCTCGTCGATGCCGTCCTCCGTCACCACGTGCAGCGAGCGCGAGCCGGTGTGCGGCTTCGTGCCATCCGCGGTGATGGTGGCGTGCGTCTTCTGCTCATCCCAGCTGCCCTGGCCGTTCTCGAACGTCTCGCAGAACATGGCATGGGACGGACACGACGCGGTGCCCGTGCCGCCATCACCGCCATTCGGCGTACCGGAGTCGGGCGTGCCGGAGTCAGGAGTGCCGGAGTCGGGTGTGCCGGAGTCGGGTGTGCCGGAGTCCGGCGAATCCCCGGCATCGGGCTTCGGGTCGTCGGAGTCGCCGGAGCACGCCGGCATCGCGCCCAACGCCAGGATGGCGAGGGGCAGCAACAGAGTGGCTTTGAAGCGCATAGGGTCCTTCCAGGCCGGGGTGGACGCCGGCGGGAGGGCAGAGAACTACCACCGCGAGTGAGCCCCGGGCAGCGGGGCCCGGTGGACCCAGGAGCGCACGTCGTCACCCGAGCGACCCCCGGCCGACCGACGGAGCAGGCCGTGGGAGCACCACGGAAACGGTGGCATCCCACCTCGGGAAGATGCACAACTGCGCGCCGCGAATCCCACACGCGAGGTCTTGCACCATGAAGCTCTACTACACGAATGGCGCCTGTTCCCTGTCCCCGCACATCGTCCTGCGTGAGGCGGGTCTGAAGTTCGACGTCGAGAAGGTCGACCTGCGCTCCAAGAAGACGGAGACGGGCGCGGACTTCCTCGCCGTCAACCCCAAGGGCTATGTCCCCGCGCTCGTGCTCGACGACGGCAACGTGCTGACCGAGGGCCCCGCCATCGTCCAGTACATCGCGGACCAGGCGCCCCAGTCCAAGCTGGCCCCGGCCAACGGCACGCTGCCGCGCTACCAGCTCCAGGAGACGCTCAACTTCATCTCCACCGAGCTGCACAAGGCCTTCAGCCCCCTGTTCAACCCGGCGTTCCCCGAGGACGGCAAGGCCATCTACAAGGAGCGCATCGCGCAGCGCCTGAAGACGCTGGACGGCGTGCTGGCGAAGCAGTCGTTCCTGATGGGCGAGCAGTTCACCGTCGCGGACGCGTACCTGTTCACCGTGCTGAACTGGTCGGCGCCCATGAAGGTGGACCTGGAGCCGTTCCCGGCCGTGCGCGCCTTCCAGGCCCGCGTCGCCGAGCGTCCCCACGTGCAGGCGGCCCTGGTGGCCGAAGGCCTCAAGAAGTGAGCACGGCGTTCGTCAAGCTGCTGGTCACGGACCTGCCGCGCTCGCTCGCGTTCTACGAGGCGCTCGGCTTCGAGCGCACCCAGTCCGAGCCGCCCTTCGTCCGCCTCCAGTGGGCGGGCGCGGTGGACGTCTACCTCGTCGCCCCTCCGGCGCAGCTCCAGTTGGAAGGACGACGCGGGCTGGGCGTGCTCGTGGGCATCCGTGTCGAGGGCCCCAGCGGACTGGACGAGCTGCTCCTGCGCGCCCAGGCCCAGGGAGCCCCGGTGGAAGGTCCCGCCGTGCAGCCCTGGCACACCCGGGAGGTCGTCGTCACCGACCCGGACGGCTACCGGCTCAACTTCATCGAGCCCGCTTGAGCCCCGCCGGGCTGGAGGGCTTCTTCGCGAGGCCCTCCAGCAGCAGCTCCACCATCAGCTCCGCCGCGCGCGGCAGCGGGCGCAGGTCCACCCACGGGTCCTCCTGGGTCTTCACCAGGTGCAGGGCCACCAGGCCGTGCATTCCGCCCCACACCACCTGGCTCACCAGCTCCACGTCCTGGTGCTCGGGCTTGAAGCAGCCCGCGTCCTTCGCCTCCTGCACCGTCTTGCGCAGGAAGGCGTAGGCGTCCTGCTCCGGATTGTCCTGCTCGAGCGACTCCTCGGACGTGGACCCCACCTCGGCGGGGAGGCGGTCCATGAAGAGCAGCCGGTAGGTGGTGGGGTGCTCGCGGGCGAAGTCGATGTACGCGCGGCCCATCTTCCTGAGCCGCTCCAGCGGGTCCTTCACCCGGGCGACCTTGTTGAGCACCTCGGCGAAGCGCAGGAAGTCGTGCGTGCACAGCTCCCGCACGAGCGCGGCCTTGTCCTTGAAGTGGACGTAGATGGCGGTGGGGCTGTACTCGATGCGCTCGGCGACCCGACGCATGGTCATCGCCTCGTAGCCCTCCTGGCCATAGAGCTCGCGCGCCGCGTCCAGGATGCGCTGCCGCGTCGCCTGCTTCTCCCGCTCTCGCCGCTCCTTGATGCCCATGATGCCTCGCTCGTGCCGCTACACCGCGCCTCCGGGGGACAGGACGCTACCGCCGGACATGGCCGGCTCGCGAGCCTCGGCTTCGGGCTCCACCTCCGGGGCCAACAGCTTGTACACCACGGGCGTCACCACGCGGGTGAGCACGGTGGAGGAAATCAACCCGCCGATGATGACCCACGCCAGGGGTGAGTAGAGGCTGCTGTTCTCCAGCGCCAGGGGCAACAGTCCGCCGAGCGCCGTGAGGGTGGTGAGCAGGATGGGCAAAAAGCGCGTCTCGCCCGCCTGCTCGATGGCCGCGTCCACCGACAGGCCCCGGGCCCGCAGCTGGTTCGTGAAGTCCACCAGCAGGATGCTGTTCTTCACCTCGATGCCCACCAGCGCGATGAAGCCGATGGAGGCGGTGAAGGACAGCGTGTTGCCGGTGAGCCACAGCGCGGCGATGCCGCCCACCAGGCCCAGCGGAATCACCGACGCCACGATGAGCGCGCCCCGGAACGTGCGGAACTCCAGCACCAGCACCGCCAGCACGCCGAACGCCGCGATGATGCCGGCGGCGGACACGCCGTCGAAGCTCTCCTGGCGGCTCTCCAGCTCTCCCGCCATCTCCAGGCGATAGCCCGCGGGCGGCTTCACCTCCGCGTCCAACCGGCGCATCGCCTCCTGGATGACGTTGTCGTTGATGAAGCCGGTCGCCACGCTCGCGGAGACGGTGACGGAGCGCTCGCCCTCGTGGTGGGTGATGCGGTTGGGGCCCGCCTCCAGCCGCACGCGCGTCACCTGTCCGAGCGGCACCTGGGCGCCGGTGACGCTCGCCACGTGCAGCCGCTCCAGCGCGCCGAGCGCGGGCCACGCGCCCGACTCCAGGGGCAGCCGCACGAGGATGGGATGGTCGTCGCCCTCCTCGTCCCGGAAGGAGCCCGCGGGCAGCCCCGCGAGCCCGAAGCGCACCGCGCGCGCCACCTCCGCCGCGGGCACGCCCAGCCGGCCGGCCTTCTCCCGGTCCACCTCCACCTGCAGGTCCGTGCGGCGCGTCTGCACCGGGTTCTTCACGTAGAGGGTGCCCGGGGTGGCCTCCAATACGCGCTGCGTCCGGTCCGCCAGTTCGCGCAGCGGCTCCAGCTCCGGCCCCACCAGCCGCACCGCCACCGGCGCCTCGATGGGCGGCCCCTGCTCGAACTCGCGCACCTCGATGCGCGCGCCCGGGTACGTGGACAGCTGGGCGCGCAGCAGGTCGAGCAGCGCGGGCGTCTGGCGCGCATCATACGACTCCAGCTGCGCGAAGACCTCGCCCACGTTGGGGCGCTCGGGGCTGGGCTGCACGTTGTAGTAGACGGACGGCTGCCCCCGGCCCGCGTTGGCGGACACGGAGCGGACCTCCGGACGGCGGCGCAGCACGTCCTCCACGAAGCGCACCGCGCGGTCCGTCTCCGTGAGGCTCGTGCCCTCGGGCGTCTCCACCTGGACGTAGAACATGGGCGCGCCGGCCTTGGGGAAGAGGCTGAAGCCCACCACCGGCACCAGCGCGAGGCTGCCCGCGAAGAGCCCCGCCGCCACCGCCAGCGTCAGCACGGGGCGCGCCAGCGCGCGGTGCAGCACGGGCCGGTACACCCGCTCGATGCCGTGGTGGAGCCAGCGCAGCACCCGGTTGCCCTCCGGGTGCTCGTCCTTCGAGAGGACCAGGCTCGACAGCAGCGGAATCACGGTGAGCGACACCAGCAGCGACGCGAGGATGGTGAACACCACCGCCATGGGCAGGCCCCGGATGAACTGGCCGGAGGTGCCGGGCAGGAACACCAGCGGCACGAAGGCCAGCACCAGCGTGGCGGTGCAGCCGAGCACGGCCAGGCCAATCTGGGACGTCCCCTCGATGGCGGCCTGGACCCGGGTGCGCCCCATGCGCAGCAAGCGCGCGATGTTCTCCACCACCACGATGCTGTCATCCACCAGCAGGCCCAGCGCGATGACGAAGCCGACGATGGAGAGCTGGTTGAGCGTGAAGCCCGCGTGGTGCAGCGCGGCCAGCCCCAGCGCCAGGGACAAGGGAATCGAGACCATCACCACGAGGCTCGCCCGGAAGCCCAGCGGCAAGAGCGTCACCAGCACCAGCGCCAGCGCCAGCGCGAAGTCCACCGCGAAGCCGCCCAGCCGCCTGCGCACCTGGAGCGACTGGTCGAAGCCCGTCTCCAGGCGCATCCCCGCCGGCAGCTCCTCCGCCCACGCCCGGGCCACCTCCAGCACGGCGTCGCGCACCACGAAGACGTTGCCGCCGTCCTTCTGCGTGACGCCCACGAAGGCCGCGCGCTCCCCGTTGTAGCGGCCCAGGTGCACGGCGTCCTGGTCGCGGAAGGACACCTCCGCCACGTCCGACACCCGGACCACGCCGGACGCGCCGCCGGCCACCACCGTGGCGCGCACCTGCTCGAGCGAGGTGAACTCGCTGCCCGTCTTCACGTTGAAGCGGCGCGTGCCCACGTCCACGCTGCCCGCGGGGATGTTGAGGTTGGCGCCCGTGAGCGCCTGGAGCACCTGGTCCAGGGACACGCCCACGCGCGCCAGGCGCTCGGGGTCCAGGGACACGCGCACCTCCTGCTTCGCCGCCGCGAAGACCTCCGCCTTCTTCACGCCCGCCACGCGCCCCAGCCGGTCCGAGAGGTCATCCGCGCGCTTCTCCAGCTCGCGCGCCGGGACGTGCGGCCCCACCAGCGCCAGCTGCACCACGCTCACGTTCGACGCGCTGTGGGGGATGACCTCCAGGCGCACCAGCCCCGCGGGGAGCCTGGGCCGCGTGGCGGTGATTTGCCGCAGCACCTCCGCGTGCTTGTCGTCCACGTCGGAGGACGACTCGAACTCAATCTCCAGCTGCGCCAGCCCGTCCTCCATCTGGCTGGACACCTCCTTCACGTCGTCGAGCTCCTCGAACGCGTCCTCCAGCGGGTCCACCACCAGCTGCTCGAGGTCCGAGGGGCTCGCGCCGGGATAGACGGCGACGATGGAGAAGCTCGGCATCGGGAAGACGGGGTCCTCCGCGCGCGGGATGGAGAGGGCACTGGAGACGCCCAGCGCCACCAACATGGCGAACACCACCAGGGTGAGCTGGGGATTCTTCACGGCCGCCGTGGACAGCCTCATCGCGCCTCCACCACCGCCACCGGCTGGCCCTCGCGCAGGAAGGACACGCCATCGGTGACGACCCGGGCGCCCGCCTCGACGCCCTCGGACAACGCCGCGCGGCCGTCCTCGGTGGAGAGGAACGCCACGCGCACCCGGCGCCGTGTCGCGCGCTGGCCGTCCTGGGCCAGGACGAAGACGCTGGCCGTGTCTCCGTCCCCCTCCAGCAACGCCTCCACGGGGACGAAGCGCAGCGCCCGCCGCTCCGAGGGGAAGACGCGCGCCTTGGCGGAGAGCCCGGACAGCAACCTGGGCGCGGCGTCCGACGGGGGCAAGAGCAGCTCCAGCTCCACCTCGGCCGTGCCGAGCCCCGGCGTGGCGGCGCTGGCGATCTCCCGCACCCGCGCCTGGAAGGTCCGGCCCGGATGGGCGTCCAGGAACACCTCCGCGGAGTCCCCTTCCCTCACGCGCACCACGTCACGGTCCGCCAGCTCCACGCGGACGACCCAGCCGTCCTCCTCGCTGGCGAACAGGAAGAGCGCCTGTCCGGGCGCCACCACCTCGCCGGGCTCCACCATCCGCCGGAGGATGCGACCGGCGGCGGGCGCGACGAGGCTCGTCTGGCGCTGCTGGAAGGTGGCGACCCGCAGGCCCGCCTCCGCGACCTCGAACGCGGTGGTGGCGTCCTGGAGCTGCACGCGGGTGGCGACCTGGGCCTCGTACAGACTCCGGGCCCGCTCCAAATCACGCGCGGCCTTGTCCCGCGCCTCGCGCGCCTGCGCCACCTGCGGGCCCACCTCCGAGGGGTCCAGCGCCGCCAGCACCTGCCCGCGCGTCACCGTGCGTCCCTCCTCGACGGAGATTCGCTGGACGATGCCTCCCAGCTTGAACGACAGGCGCGACTCCTGCTTCGCGGCCAGCGCGCCGCTGGCCCGCACGGGCTGGGCGACCTCCTCCTCCATCACCACCGCCGAGCGGACCCGCACCAAAGCCTCCTCCCGGGAGGCGCGCTCCGACGCCGCGGTGGCGGGAGGCGAGCACCCCGCCACCGACTGCAGGCCCAACAGGAGGACGGCGAAACCGCTCACCCACGCGGCGCACAGGCTCAACGACGGGGCACGCATCATGACGCGACTCCCGCCCGCACCGGCTCGGGCGGGCCAAGGCCCGGCCCTCTCGTGGGCCCGGGTTTACGAAGGCCCCTCACTTAACGCCGTTAACTCATCGAGACAAGTCTCCTGACAAAACTTCACAAACCCAGAAATACCCGTTCCGACATGGGGCCAGGCTGCACGGCGCCGCTCGCCCACTCGCCAGGGCCGTGCAGGGCGGCGGCTCGCTCCACACCCAGGCATGGAGCGGCCGTCATCACCATTCCCCCACGCTCTCCACCGGGGTGTACGGTGTCCCGTCCGGCGCCCGTGGCGCCGTGCGCCTTCCGCACCATGTCTTCCCGTATCGCCTCGCTCCTCGACCATGTCCGCGCGCACGCGGAGAACCGGCCCGGCGTGTACCGGATGCTGGGCCCGTCGAGCGAGGTGCTGTACGTGGGCAAGTCCGTGCGCGTGCGCTCGCGGCTGCTCTCCTACTTCCGCGCGGAGCCAGGCGAGAAGGCCGCGGACATCATCGGCCACGCGCACCACGTCGAGTGGGAGCACACGCCCAGCGAGTTCGCCGCGCTGCTGCGCGAGCTGCGCCTCATCAAGCAGCACCGCCCCCTCTACAACGTGGAGCACAAGCGGGACCGGGGGCACTGCTTCCTGCACCTCACGAAGGAGGCCGTCCCGCGCCTGCACGTGGTGGGACGCGTCAACGGCGCGAGCGGCGACTACTACGGCCCCTTCCACGGCCCGGGCGCGGTGTCGGAGGTGGTCCGCGCGGTGAACGACCTGCTCGAGCTGCGCGACTGCGCCGCGGACACGCCGATGCGACTGGCGGACCAGGGCCAGCTCTTCCCGGTGAAGCTGGAGCCCTTGTGCATGCGCGGCCAGCTCTCGCGCTGTCTTTCGCCCTGCGCGGCGGGCTGCACGCATGCGGAGTACCACGCGCGCGTCACCCAGGCCCGGGCCTTCCTGGAGGGGAACTCGGACGCGCCGCTGGTGCTCCTGCGCGAGCGCATGGCCCTGGCCGCGCGCCGCCTCCAGTTCGAGTACGCCGCGGAGCTGAGGGACCGCGCGGAGCGGCTCGAGGCGCTGCGCGGGTGGATGGTCTCCCTGGGTCGGACGATGAAGCGCCTGTCCTTCGTGTACACCGTGCCGGGTTACGCCGGAGAGGACCGCGTCTACATCCTGCGACGTGGCAGCGTGCGCGATGAGCGTCCCGCGCCCCGCACGCCCGAGGAGCACGAAGCGCTCGCCGCGCGCGTGCGGGAGGTCTACGAGCGGCCCGAGCCCGAGACCCTCGGCCTCAAGGCCCACGAGGCGCAGGAGGTGATGCTCATCGCGCGCTGGTTCCACCTGCACCCCGAGGAACTGGAGCACGGCGCCGCGCCCGGGGCGTGAGCACGGCCCATCGCGCCACGTCGGTTCGTATGTCCCCGTAGGACTCCACTCCCGGGAGGGTGACCACCGTCATCCCGGGTGTGGTGTTCACACGTCGCGAGCACGCGTCAGGCCCAGCGGCTATGACTGCGCCACTCCACACCCCTTGGGGGACTCATGAAGGCCCGACTCTCGATTGCCACCCTCGTGGCCGGCTTGCTGGTGGCGTCCACCGCCTCGGCGGCCATCACCGTGCGCTACTCCAACCGCGACTCGCGCGACTACACGTGGAGCGCGGTGTGCAGCGGCGTGAAGACCCGCGTGTCCTTCGGCAAGGACCAGACGGCCTCCCTCACCATTCCGGGCTCAGGCCCCTGCACCGTCCAGACGGACAAGGGCAAGGTCGTCCTCAAGGGCGGCGAGGACCTGGACATCAAGGACGGCGGCATCGTCGTGAAGTAGCCGCGCCCGCGAAAAGGCGCAATCAGCGACGATTTTAACTCAAAACTCCGCATTTTTATCCTCCAGGGCATGGAATTAATCCCTGGGGAATTGAAATCAGCCGCCGCCCTACCCATACTGCAACGCGTCAGTCCTTGCTGGGGAGGCGCGATGAAGAAGTGGTTGGCAGTGGCCCTGCTGGTGGGTGTGGGGGTGGCGGGCATGCTGGTGACGCCGGCGGCGCAGACCCGGCAAGGGGGGCCCATCAACCCGGCGGACACGGCGTGGATCCTCACCGCCACGGCGCTGGTGCTGCTGATGACGCCGGGGTTGTCGTTCTTCTACGGCGGCATGGTGCGGCTGAAGAACGTCGTGTCCACGCTGTTGCAGAGCTACATCGCCATGGCGGTCATCAGCCTGCTCTGGGTGGTGGTGGGCTTCAGCCTCTGCTTCGGTGACAGCTTCCACGGCCTCATCGGCGACCCGCGCACCTTCTTCATGTTCAGCGGCGTGGGGGGCGAGACGCATCCGGACCTGGCGCCCACCATCCCCCTGCTGCTGTTCGCGCTGTTCCAGCTCAAGTTCGCCATCATCACCCCGGCGCTCATCACCGGCGCCTTCGCGGAGCGGGTGCGCTTCAAGGCGTACGTGCTCTTCATGGTGCTCTTCACGCTCTTC belongs to Myxococcus fulvus and includes:
- a CDS encoding TIGR02452 family protein, coding for MSLKELARQTVRITEQGQYVAPSGRVVQVGDLVERAVQGTVLYRPEDFSGLTPRGLAAGTAPRIEVTGEKTGQAARRLVEEEGLTRVAALNFASARNPGGGFLGGAKAQEEDLARCSALYPCLLTQREYYDANREERSALYTDHLIYSPDVPFFRDDSLELLERPFLLSVLTAPGPNAGVVLREDPRQRRQLHAVLRARALKVLQVAAHQGHEVLVLGAWGCGVFRNEPAEVARAFSSALTQLYGAFSRVVFAVYERGGDGPNLRAFQEHFGG
- the gstA gene encoding glutathione transferase GstA, encoding MKLYYTNGACSLSPHIVLREAGLKFDVEKVDLRSKKTETGADFLAVNPKGYVPALVLDDGNVLTEGPAIVQYIADQAPQSKLAPANGTLPRYQLQETLNFISTELHKAFSPLFNPAFPEDGKAIYKERIAQRLKTLDGVLAKQSFLMGEQFTVADAYLFTVLNWSAPMKVDLEPFPAVRAFQARVAERPHVQAALVAEGLKK
- a CDS encoding VOC family protein, with amino-acid sequence MSTAFVKLLVTDLPRSLAFYEALGFERTQSEPPFVRLQWAGAVDVYLVAPPAQLQLEGRRGLGVLVGIRVEGPSGLDELLLRAQAQGAPVEGPAVQPWHTREVVVTDPDGYRLNFIEPA
- a CDS encoding TetR/AcrR family transcriptional regulator, with protein sequence MGIKERREREKQATRQRILDAARELYGQEGYEAMTMRRVAERIEYSPTAIYVHFKDKAALVRELCTHDFLRFAEVLNKVARVKDPLERLRKMGRAYIDFAREHPTTYRLLFMDRLPAEVGSTSEESLEQDNPEQDAYAFLRKTVQEAKDAGCFKPEHQDVELVSQVVWGGMHGLVALHLVKTQEDPWVDLRPLPRAAELMVELLLEGLAKKPSSPAGLKRAR
- a CDS encoding efflux RND transporter permease subunit codes for the protein MRLSTAAVKNPQLTLVVFAMLVALGVSSALSIPRAEDPVFPMPSFSIVAVYPGASPSDLEQLVVDPLEDAFEELDDVKEVSSQMEDGLAQLEIEFESSSDVDDKHAEVLRQITATRPRLPAGLVRLEVIPHSASNVSVVQLALVGPHVPARELEKRADDLSDRLGRVAGVKKAEVFAAAKQEVRVSLDPERLARVGVSLDQVLQALTGANLNIPAGSVDVGTRRFNVKTGSEFTSLEQVRATVVAGGASGVVRVSDVAEVSFRDQDAVHLGRYNGERAAFVGVTQKDGGNVFVVRDAVLEVARAWAEELPAGMRLETGFDQSLQVRRRLGGFAVDFALALALVLVTLLPLGFRASLVVMVSIPLSLALGLAALHHAGFTLNQLSIVGFVIALGLLVDDSIVVVENIARLLRMGRTRVQAAIEGTSQIGLAVLGCTATLVLAFVPLVFLPGTSGQFIRGLPMAVVFTILASLLVSLTVIPLLSSLVLSKDEHPEGNRVLRWLHHGIERVYRPVLHRALARPVLTLAVAAGLFAGSLALVPVVGFSLFPKAGAPMFYVQVETPEGTSLTETDRAVRFVEDVLRRRPEVRSVSANAGRGQPSVYYNVQPSPERPNVGEVFAQLESYDARQTPALLDLLRAQLSTYPGARIEVREFEQGPPIEAPVAVRLVGPELEPLRELADRTQRVLEATPGTLYVKNPVQTRRTDLQVEVDREKAGRLGVPAAEVARAVRFGLAGLPAGSFRDEEGDDHPILVRLPLESGAWPALGALERLHVASVTGAQVPLGQVTRVRLEAGPNRITHHEGERSVTVSASVATGFINDNVIQEAMRRLDAEVKPPAGYRLEMAGELESRQESFDGVSAAGIIAAFGVLAVLVLEFRTFRGALIVASVIPLGLVGGIAALWLTGNTLSFTASIGFIALVGIEVKNSILLVDFTNQLRARGLSVDAAIEQAGETRFLPILLTTLTALGGLLPLALENSSLYSPLAWVIIGGLISSTVLTRVVTPVVYKLLAPEVEPEAEAREPAMSGGSVLSPGGAV
- a CDS encoding efflux RND transporter periplasmic adaptor subunit; protein product: MMRAPSLSLCAAWVSGFAVLLLGLQSVAGCSPPATAASERASREEALVRVRSAVVMEEEVAQPVRASGALAAKQESRLSFKLGGIVQRISVEEGRTVTRGQVLAALDPSEVGPQVAQAREARDKAARDLERARSLYEAQVATRVQLQDATTAFEVAEAGLRVATFQQRQTSLVAPAAGRILRRMVEPGEVVAPGQALFLFASEEDGWVVRVELADRDVVRVREGDSAEVFLDAHPGRTFQARVREIASAATPGLGTAEVELELLLPPSDAAPRLLSGLSAKARVFPSERRALRFVPVEALLEGDGDTASVFVLAQDGQRATRRRVRVAFLSTEDGRAALSEGVEAGARVVTDGVSFLREGQPVAVVEAR
- a CDS encoding GIY-YIG nuclease family protein, with amino-acid sequence MSSRIASLLDHVRAHAENRPGVYRMLGPSSEVLYVGKSVRVRSRLLSYFRAEPGEKAADIIGHAHHVEWEHTPSEFAALLRELRLIKQHRPLYNVEHKRDRGHCFLHLTKEAVPRLHVVGRVNGASGDYYGPFHGPGAVSEVVRAVNDLLELRDCAADTPMRLADQGQLFPVKLEPLCMRGQLSRCLSPCAAGCTHAEYHARVTQARAFLEGNSDAPLVLLRERMALAARRLQFEYAAELRDRAERLEALRGWMVSLGRTMKRLSFVYTVPGYAGEDRVYILRRGSVRDERPAPRTPEEHEALAARVREVYERPEPETLGLKAHEAQEVMLIARWFHLHPEELEHGAAPGA